A genomic region of Lycorma delicatula isolate Av1 chromosome 4, ASM4794821v1, whole genome shotgun sequence contains the following coding sequences:
- the LOC142323633 gene encoding cysteine dioxygenase type 1 yields the protein MTLELKKNYNIERENEESPLGSLSIIKSALPELMKDDRPVPTCETLKELIKELHEVFTNDRVNVEYVQDLMASYKSNPSEWKKFAKFDRFRYTRNLVDEGNGKFNLMILCWGEGHASAIHDHSNAHCFMKMLHGELTEIRFAWPNEDKKTELPEDDKSLKELSRTCLPTNDVCYINDSLGLHRVENVSHSNTAVSLHLYCPPFDSCSVFNQRTGQRSKCRVTFWSKFGKKRNADLEDLFVPEDV from the exons atgacattagaactaaaaaaaaattacaatattgaaagagaaaatgaagaatCTCCGTTAGGTagcttaagtattattaaatcagCATTACCTGAATTAATGAAAGATGATAGGCCAGTACCAACATGTGAAACATTGAAAGAACTGATTAAGGAGTTACATGAAGTATTCACTAATGATAGAGTTAATGTTGAATATGTACAAGACTTAATGGCTTCATATAAAAGTAATCCATCTGAATGGAAAAAATTCGCAAAATTTGATCGATTcag gtATACAAGAAACCTTGTAGATGAAGGAAAtggaaaattcaatttaatgattctCTGTTGGGGTGAAGGTCACGCGTCTGCAATTCACGACCACTCTAATGCGCACTGTTTTATGAAAATGCTTCATG GTGAACTGACAGAGATAAGATTTGCTTGGCCTAATGAAGACAAAAAGACTGAATTACCTGAAGACGACAAAAGTCTCAAAGAACTGTCACGAACATGTTTACCAACAAATGATGTCTGCTacataaatg ATTCATTAGGACTTCACCGTGTTGAAAATGTAAGTCACAGTAATACAGCTGTTAGTTTACACCTTTACTGTCCTCCATTTGACAGCTGCTCTGTATTCAATCAGCGAACTGGTCAACGATCAAAATGTAGAGTTACTTTCTGGTCAAAATTTGGAAAGAAAAGAAATGCG gatttaGAAGATTTGTTTGTACCAGAAGATGTTTAA